Proteins encoded together in one Cellulomonas gilvus ATCC 13127 window:
- the rsmH gene encoding 16S rRNA (cytosine(1402)-N(4))-methyltransferase RsmH, whose protein sequence is MGEHGDDVRGAAERHVPVLLERCLELLAPALAEPGAVMVDCTLGMGGHTEGVLRRFPHVRVVGLDRDTQALELAGERLAPFGDRFTGVHAVYDEIRDVLADLGIPAVQGVLMDLGVSSLQLDEAERGFSYAKDAPLDMRMDATAGLTAADVLNTYDERDLVRVLRTYGEERFAPRIARSVVRARAVAPLARTGELVDLIRSSIPMAARQTGGHPAKRTFQALRIEVNGELEALQHALPESIEALAVGGRIVVEAYQSLEDRLVKHALAAGATTSAPPGLPVVPDTHQPYLRLVTRGAEEADEAELARNPRSQSVRLRAAERLRPTPDHLRTNRRTA, encoded by the coding sequence ATGGGCGAGCACGGCGACGACGTCCGAGGCGCCGCCGAGCGGCACGTGCCGGTCCTCCTGGAGCGCTGCCTGGAGCTGCTGGCCCCGGCGCTCGCGGAGCCCGGTGCGGTGATGGTCGACTGCACGCTCGGCATGGGCGGGCACACCGAGGGCGTGCTGCGCCGCTTCCCGCACGTCCGGGTGGTGGGCCTCGACCGGGACACGCAGGCGCTCGAGCTCGCGGGCGAGCGGCTCGCGCCGTTCGGCGACCGCTTCACCGGGGTGCACGCGGTGTACGACGAGATCCGCGACGTCCTGGCCGACCTGGGCATCCCCGCGGTGCAGGGCGTGCTCATGGACCTCGGGGTCTCGTCGCTCCAGCTCGACGAGGCCGAGCGCGGCTTCTCCTACGCCAAGGACGCGCCGCTGGACATGCGCATGGACGCCACCGCCGGCCTGACCGCGGCCGACGTGCTCAACACGTACGACGAGCGCGACCTGGTGCGCGTGCTGCGCACGTACGGCGAGGAGCGGTTCGCGCCGCGCATCGCACGGTCGGTGGTCCGGGCACGCGCCGTCGCGCCGCTGGCCCGCACGGGCGAGCTGGTCGACCTCATCCGCTCGAGCATCCCGATGGCGGCACGGCAGACGGGCGGGCACCCGGCCAAGCGCACGTTCCAGGCGCTCCGGATCGAGGTGAACGGCGAGCTCGAGGCGCTGCAGCACGCCCTCCCGGAGTCGATCGAGGCGCTCGCGGTCGGCGGCCGGATCGTCGTGGAGGCCTACCAGTCCCTCGAGGACCGGCTGGTCAAGCACGCGCTCGCGGCCGGCGCCACCACGAGCGCACCGCCCGGGCTCCCCGTGGTGCCCGACACGCACCAGCCCTACCTGCGGCTCGTCACGCGCGGCGCGGAGGAGGCCGACGAGGCCGAGCTCGCCCGCAACCCGCGCTCCCAGTCCGTCCGCCTGCGGGCGGCCGAACGGCTGCGTCCCACCCCTGACCACCTGCGCACGAACCGGAGGACGGCATGA
- a CDS encoding DUF3488 and transglutaminase-like domain-containing protein: MSPQAGSPRGWRGALTTALCALGTVASLHALTNLLGLGPWRNPVVLLVLVVAAVTAVVRAVTRSAWAPSVLGLVAAVAAVLLRYGAPPGRVQLVPDLSSWDRTSALWGEALRVVDVSTVPVDVTRPLELLLAAGALAVFLAADLLAAGLGMTAWTGLAFAAMWTPTIALGFPARGSALFWTGLVYLLLLALSAAPQAGTQDDRVRRSGLASVASLGVVAVALVAGPPLAALPGWSSWGLPDLGRGGTGAVNLSSDLDVRSSLGERSGDTVLRYTTEVLAPSDTGDDPAPTASPTSAPNVSAATIGPLRSFTLLQFDGRSWRADEPRPSIDAPFDGLLATDPDLLGRSPSTARGTLAAVHLEVGALRDRELPIATFPRTLQIDGRWSWDAARDSITGTRPTDAGMTYDMVVEIPTLTSDDLEDARVGDPGDARALEVPPTSHAADIAALAADLTAEAETPYEQAMALQSYLRSAANFTYDTRVDPARTDDAVWDFLESRKGYCVQFATAMTVMSRSLGIPARVGVGFLPGQVDGDEYVVTGRQAHAWPELYFEGQGWVRFEPTPAVQTGAPPRWSDPFANVPNAGPTQEVVPTGRPGAVPTGRPNSPTAPGEIAEQGTDWVPAALTSALVLALGAVGATVLVRRRGRLLADLTPEQAWARLRRVLARHGVRWSSATTPRAAAALVPERVADLGGSLDAPALEALIGLARAVEQARYAPEAANPEPGRLAAWIDDVHRSARRTLGRRTIGRPRRARPGPAATGSRPDDRAARGASSSR, from the coding sequence ATGAGCCCGCAGGCCGGATCGCCGCGCGGGTGGCGCGGCGCGCTCACCACGGCCCTGTGCGCGCTCGGCACCGTCGCGTCGCTGCACGCCCTCACGAACCTCCTGGGCCTCGGGCCCTGGCGCAACCCGGTGGTCCTGCTGGTCCTGGTGGTCGCGGCCGTCACCGCGGTCGTGCGCGCCGTGACCAGGTCGGCGTGGGCGCCGAGCGTCCTCGGGCTCGTCGCGGCCGTGGCCGCCGTGCTGCTGCGGTACGGCGCACCGCCCGGGCGCGTCCAGCTGGTGCCCGACCTGAGCTCGTGGGACCGCACCTCCGCGCTGTGGGGTGAGGCGCTGCGCGTCGTCGACGTCTCGACCGTCCCCGTCGACGTCACGCGCCCGCTCGAGCTGCTGCTCGCCGCCGGTGCGCTCGCGGTCTTCCTGGCCGCGGACCTGCTCGCCGCGGGGCTCGGCATGACGGCCTGGACCGGTCTCGCGTTCGCCGCGATGTGGACGCCGACGATCGCGCTCGGGTTCCCGGCGCGCGGCTCCGCCCTGTTCTGGACCGGCCTGGTCTACCTGCTGCTGCTCGCGCTGAGCGCCGCACCCCAGGCCGGTACGCAGGACGACCGTGTGCGGCGCTCGGGCCTCGCGTCGGTCGCCTCGCTCGGCGTCGTCGCGGTCGCGCTCGTGGCGGGCCCGCCGCTCGCCGCGCTCCCCGGATGGAGCTCGTGGGGCCTGCCCGACCTCGGCCGCGGCGGGACCGGGGCGGTCAACCTGTCCTCCGACCTCGACGTCCGCTCGAGCCTCGGCGAGCGCAGCGGCGACACCGTGCTGCGCTACACCACCGAGGTGCTGGCGCCGTCCGACACCGGGGACGACCCGGCGCCGACGGCGAGCCCCACGAGCGCACCCAACGTGAGCGCCGCGACGATCGGCCCGCTGCGCTCGTTCACGCTGCTCCAGTTCGACGGCCGCTCGTGGCGCGCCGACGAGCCCCGCCCGAGCATCGACGCGCCGTTCGACGGCCTGCTCGCGACCGACCCCGACCTCCTCGGCCGCAGTCCCAGCACGGCACGCGGCACGCTCGCGGCCGTGCACCTCGAGGTCGGTGCGCTGCGCGACCGGGAGCTGCCGATCGCGACGTTCCCCCGCACGCTCCAGATCGACGGCCGCTGGTCGTGGGACGCCGCACGCGACTCCATCACCGGCACGCGCCCCACGGACGCCGGCATGACGTACGACATGGTCGTCGAGATCCCCACGCTCACGTCCGACGACCTCGAGGACGCTCGCGTCGGCGACCCCGGAGACGCCCGCGCGCTCGAGGTCCCGCCGACGTCGCACGCGGCCGACATCGCCGCCCTCGCCGCCGACCTCACGGCCGAGGCCGAGACGCCGTACGAGCAGGCGATGGCCCTGCAGAGCTACCTGCGCTCGGCCGCGAACTTCACCTACGACACGCGCGTGGATCCCGCGCGGACCGACGACGCCGTGTGGGACTTCCTCGAGTCGCGCAAGGGCTACTGCGTGCAGTTCGCCACCGCGATGACGGTGATGTCCCGCTCGCTGGGCATCCCCGCCCGCGTGGGTGTCGGCTTCCTGCCCGGCCAGGTGGACGGCGACGAGTACGTGGTCACCGGGCGCCAGGCGCACGCGTGGCCCGAGCTGTACTTCGAGGGCCAGGGCTGGGTGCGCTTCGAACCGACGCCCGCCGTGCAGACCGGGGCCCCGCCCCGGTGGAGCGACCCGTTCGCCAACGTGCCGAACGCCGGGCCGACCCAGGAGGTCGTCCCGACCGGCCGCCCCGGCGCCGTCCCGACGGGCCGCCCGAACTCCCCCACGGCCCCGGGCGAGATCGCGGAGCAGGGCACCGACTGGGTGCCCGCCGCGCTCACCTCGGCGCTCGTCCTGGCCCTGGGCGCGGTCGGGGCCACCGTGCTGGTCCGGCGCCGCGGCCGACTCCTGGCCGACCTGACCCCGGAGCAGGCGTGGGCGCGGCTGCGTCGCGTCCTGGCCCGTCACGGGGTCCGCTGGAGCAGCGCCACCACGCCACGAGCCGCGGCCGCCCTGGTCCCCGAGCGCGTCGCCGACCTGGGCGGGAGCCTGGACGCACCCGCGCTCGAGGCGCTCATCGGGCTCGCCCGTGCGGTCGAGCAGGCCCGCTACGCCCCCGAGGCCGCGAACCCGGAGCCGGGCCGGCTGGCCGCGTGGATCGACGACGTGCACCGCTCCGCGCGCCGGACGCTCGGCCGTCGCACGATCGGGCGCCCGCGTCGCGCGCGCCCCGGTCCGGCCGCCACCGGGAGCCGGCCGGACGACCGCGCGGCACGAGGGGCGAGCAGCTCGCGCTGA
- a CDS encoding UDP-N-acetylmuramoyl-tripeptide--D-alanyl-D-alanine ligase — protein sequence MIALTATEVAEATGGALEGIAPHAVIAGAVVTDSRDVEPGGLFVALGGEHVDGHDYAARAVGAGAAAVLCARPLVDDAGAPLPCVVVPDVEVALGELARAVLARLRLAALEPGGSGLRVVGVTGSVGKTTTKDLLAQLCGAAGPTVAPVRSFNNEIGLPLTVLRADEQTRFLVLEMGASGPGHLEYLTRIAPPDVAVVLVVGQAHLGGFGGGVDAVARAKSEIVQGLLPDGVAVLNADDQRVLAMSALAPGDVVTFGAARGAGVRAVDVTLDRAGRGSFTLVVGEGTADERRAPVALRLVGEHHVHNALAAAAAALAVGLTLDDVAAGLSAADALSPHRMHVVDRADGVTVVDDSYNANPDSMRAALKALAVLAGRDRRSVAVLGEMLELGADAREAHDAIGRLVVRLNIDLTVVVGDGARAIRDGANHEGSWGDEVVLVDDVATAEAFLADELRAGDVVLVKSSYGSGLWQLGDALTATTDGAAS from the coding sequence GTGATCGCGCTCACGGCGACCGAGGTCGCGGAGGCGACCGGGGGTGCGCTCGAGGGCATCGCCCCGCACGCCGTGATCGCGGGTGCGGTCGTCACCGACTCGCGCGACGTCGAGCCCGGCGGGCTGTTCGTCGCGCTGGGCGGCGAGCACGTGGACGGCCACGACTACGCCGCACGTGCGGTGGGTGCGGGTGCGGCCGCGGTGCTGTGCGCACGGCCGCTCGTCGACGACGCGGGCGCCCCGCTCCCGTGCGTCGTGGTCCCCGACGTCGAGGTCGCGCTCGGCGAGCTCGCGCGTGCGGTCCTCGCGCGGCTGCGGCTGGCCGCGCTCGAGCCCGGCGGCAGCGGCCTGCGGGTGGTGGGCGTGACGGGCTCGGTCGGCAAGACCACGACCAAGGACCTGCTCGCGCAGCTGTGCGGTGCGGCCGGGCCGACCGTCGCACCCGTGCGGTCGTTCAACAACGAGATCGGGCTGCCGCTGACGGTGCTGCGCGCCGACGAGCAGACCCGGTTCCTGGTGCTCGAGATGGGCGCGTCCGGCCCCGGCCACCTGGAGTACCTCACGCGCATCGCGCCGCCCGACGTCGCGGTCGTGCTCGTGGTGGGTCAGGCGCACCTGGGCGGCTTCGGCGGCGGCGTGGACGCGGTCGCGCGCGCGAAGTCCGAGATCGTGCAGGGTCTGCTGCCCGACGGCGTGGCCGTGCTCAACGCCGACGACCAGCGCGTGCTGGCCATGTCCGCGCTCGCGCCCGGCGACGTCGTGACGTTCGGCGCCGCGCGCGGCGCGGGTGTGCGCGCCGTCGACGTGACGCTCGACCGGGCCGGCCGCGGGTCGTTCACGCTCGTGGTCGGCGAGGGCACGGCCGACGAGCGGCGCGCGCCCGTCGCGCTGCGCCTCGTGGGCGAGCACCACGTGCACAACGCGCTCGCCGCCGCTGCGGCCGCGCTCGCGGTGGGGCTCACGCTCGACGACGTGGCCGCGGGGCTGTCCGCCGCCGACGCGCTCTCGCCCCACCGGATGCACGTCGTCGACCGCGCGGACGGCGTCACGGTGGTCGACGACTCCTACAACGCCAACCCCGACTCGATGCGCGCGGCGCTCAAGGCGCTCGCGGTGCTCGCGGGCCGCGACCGGCGCTCGGTCGCGGTGCTGGGGGAGATGCTCGAGCTCGGCGCGGACGCGCGTGAGGCGCACGACGCGATCGGCCGGCTCGTGGTGCGGCTCAACATCGACCTGACGGTCGTGGTGGGCGACGGCGCGCGCGCGATCCGCGACGGCGCCAACCACGAGGGCAGCTGGGGCGACGAGGTCGTGCTGGTGGACGACGTGGCGACGGCGGAGGCATTCTTGGCCGACGAGCTGCGCGCGGGCGACGTCGTGCTCGTGAAGTCCTCGTACGGCTCGGGGCTGTGGCAGCTCGGCGACGCGCTCACCGCCACCACGGACGGGGCCGCGTCGTGA
- a CDS encoding UDP-N-acetylmuramoyl-L-alanyl-D-glutamate--2,6-diaminopimelate ligase — MTSTASMRPRHAVDRSLATIAATFSLVTSDVEGASPVSADATVRGVSMASDDVQPGDLFVAVPGARVHGARFAADAVGAGAAAVVTDAAGVAVLGDLVRRVPVLVADDPRALAGPLAAHVLGRPAERLTTVGVTGTNGKTTTTYFVDAALRAAHASTAVLGTVELRIGEDAIESPRTTVEAPVLHGVLALALERGATAVAMEVSSHALALHRVAGTTFDVVGFTNLQRDHLDFHGDMEGYFRDKARLFAPGQARRGVVVVDDEWGARLAREAQIPVESVATHVGDPAAADADWAVVSADVGLDGVGSTFVLRGPDGARHDAVSPLPGLVNVSNAALAIVLAHAAGVDLQVAIGAVATAHAIPGRMERVIERAPGRALALVDYAHTPDALVLALEAVRPITPGRLVIVFGSDGDRDRGKRPIMGEIAARLADVLVVTDENPRSEDPASIRAAILDGVRTVRPDLTDVLEVEPRAEAVRRGVALAREGDTVIVTGKGHEPTQEIAGVFHRYNDRDVLLAVRDESAGGHA, encoded by the coding sequence ATGACCTCGACGGCTTCCATGCGGCCTCGGCATGCCGTCGACCGGTCGCTCGCGACGATCGCGGCGACGTTCTCGCTGGTCACCTCGGACGTCGAGGGGGCGTCGCCGGTCTCGGCCGACGCCACCGTGCGCGGCGTGAGCATGGCGAGCGACGACGTGCAGCCGGGCGACCTGTTCGTGGCCGTGCCGGGGGCACGCGTGCACGGTGCGCGCTTCGCGGCCGACGCGGTCGGCGCGGGTGCGGCCGCGGTCGTGACCGACGCCGCGGGCGTCGCGGTCCTCGGTGACCTGGTGCGTCGCGTGCCGGTGCTCGTGGCCGACGACCCCCGCGCGCTCGCGGGCCCGCTCGCGGCCCACGTGCTGGGCCGCCCGGCCGAGCGCCTGACCACGGTCGGCGTGACCGGGACGAACGGCAAGACGACGACGACGTACTTCGTGGACGCCGCGCTGCGCGCCGCGCACGCGAGCACCGCGGTGCTCGGCACGGTCGAGCTGCGGATCGGCGAGGACGCGATCGAGAGCCCGCGCACCACGGTCGAGGCCCCGGTGCTGCACGGCGTGCTCGCGCTCGCGCTCGAGCGCGGTGCGACCGCGGTCGCGATGGAGGTCTCGTCGCACGCGCTCGCGCTGCACCGCGTCGCGGGCACCACGTTCGACGTGGTGGGCTTCACCAACCTGCAGCGCGACCACCTGGACTTCCACGGCGACATGGAGGGCTACTTCCGGGACAAGGCGCGCCTGTTCGCGCCGGGTCAGGCCCGGCGTGGCGTCGTCGTCGTGGACGACGAGTGGGGCGCCCGGCTCGCGCGCGAGGCACAGATCCCGGTCGAGTCGGTCGCGACGCACGTCGGCGACCCCGCGGCGGCGGATGCGGACTGGGCCGTCGTCTCGGCGGACGTCGGGCTCGACGGCGTCGGTTCGACGTTCGTGCTGCGCGGCCCCGACGGGGCCCGGCACGACGCCGTGAGCCCGCTGCCGGGCCTGGTCAACGTCTCCAACGCGGCGCTCGCGATCGTGCTGGCGCACGCCGCGGGTGTGGACCTGCAGGTGGCGATCGGCGCGGTCGCGACCGCGCACGCGATCCCGGGCCGCATGGAGCGCGTCATCGAGCGCGCGCCCGGGCGTGCGCTCGCGCTCGTCGACTACGCGCACACGCCCGACGCGCTCGTGCTCGCGCTCGAGGCGGTGCGGCCCATCACGCCCGGCCGGCTCGTCATCGTGTTCGGCTCGGACGGTGACCGCGACCGCGGCAAGCGGCCGATCATGGGCGAGATCGCGGCGCGGCTCGCCGACGTCCTCGTCGTGACCGACGAGAACCCGCGCTCGGAGGACCCCGCGAGCATCCGCGCGGCGATCCTCGACGGGGTGCGCACCGTGCGCCCCGACCTGACCGACGTCCTCGAGGTCGAGCCGCGTGCCGAGGCGGTCCGCCGCGGCGTCGCGCTCGCGCGCGAGGGCGACACCGTCATCGTGACGGGCAAGGGCCACGAACCGACCCAGGAGATCGCCGGAGTGTTCCACCGGTACAACGACCGTGACGTCCTGCTCGCCGTGCGCGACGAGTCCGCCGGAGGGCACGCGTGA
- a CDS encoding AAA family ATPase: MQQAAPPRDQLDELVAVTDRMRAAIERVVTGRTELVRTTLAVLLAEGHLLLEDVPGVGKTTLAKALARTIDCSVGRIQFTPDLLPSDLTGVNIYRAQTNEFEFRPGPVFAHVVIGDEINRASPKTQSALLECMQEAQATVDGRTYRLPRPFFVVATQNPVEMEGTYPLPEAQRDRFMARLTVGYPSIESELDMLDLQESADPLAQLQAVTDAAQIGRLIDISRRLYAAPAVKRYVVDLVTATRHDNGLRLGASPRAAIQLLRAAKGVAAMAGRDHVLPDDVQGLAPAVLAHRLLPSTESRLAGRSTEAIVSDLVAAVPVPATAGDGAARRAFG, translated from the coding sequence GTGCAGCAGGCAGCACCCCCGCGCGACCAGCTCGACGAGCTCGTCGCGGTGACCGACCGGATGCGTGCGGCGATCGAGCGGGTGGTCACGGGCCGCACCGAGCTCGTCCGCACCACGCTCGCCGTCCTGCTCGCCGAGGGGCACCTGCTGCTCGAGGACGTCCCCGGGGTCGGCAAGACCACGCTCGCCAAGGCGCTCGCGCGCACGATCGACTGCAGCGTCGGACGCATCCAGTTCACGCCCGACCTGCTGCCGAGCGACCTGACCGGCGTCAACATCTACCGGGCCCAGACCAACGAGTTCGAGTTCCGGCCCGGCCCGGTGTTCGCGCACGTCGTCATCGGCGACGAGATCAACCGCGCATCGCCGAAGACCCAGTCCGCCCTGCTCGAGTGCATGCAGGAGGCGCAGGCGACCGTCGATGGCCGCACGTACCGCCTGCCGCGGCCGTTCTTCGTCGTCGCGACGCAGAACCCGGTCGAGATGGAGGGCACGTACCCGCTGCCCGAGGCGCAGCGCGACCGTTTCATGGCCCGGCTCACGGTGGGGTACCCGAGCATCGAGTCGGAGCTCGACATGCTCGACCTGCAGGAGTCGGCCGACCCGCTCGCGCAGCTGCAGGCGGTGACGGACGCCGCGCAGATCGGGCGGCTGATCGACATCAGCCGCAGGCTGTATGCCGCCCCCGCGGTGAAGCGGTACGTCGTCGACCTGGTCACCGCGACGCGGCACGACAACGGGCTGCGCCTGGGCGCCTCGCCCCGCGCCGCGATCCAGCTCCTGCGCGCCGCGAAGGGCGTCGCGGCCATGGCCGGCCGGGACCACGTGCTGCCCGACGACGTGCAGGGCCTCGCGCCCGCAGTCCTGGCGCACCGTCTGCTGCCGAGCACCGAGTCCCGGCTGGCGGGACGCAGCACCGAGGCGATCGTGTCCGACCTGGTCGCCGCCGTCCCGGTGCCCGCGACCGCCGGGGACGGCGCCGCGCGGCGGGCCTTCGGCTGA
- the mraZ gene encoding division/cell wall cluster transcriptional repressor MraZ: MLGSGLPFLGTYTPRLDDKGRLILPAKFRPQLAQGLVMTRGQERCLFLLPLDEFRRYHDQLRQAPVTSKQARDYLRVFLSGASDELPDKQGRVSIPPVLRQYAGLDRDVAVIGAGTRVEIWDLAAWETYLAEQESGYADATEEVFPQGRW, translated from the coding sequence ATGCTCGGCTCCGGCCTGCCCTTCCTGGGCACCTACACACCGCGCCTGGACGACAAGGGCCGGCTCATCCTCCCGGCCAAGTTCCGCCCCCAGCTGGCCCAGGGGCTCGTCATGACGCGCGGTCAGGAGCGCTGCCTGTTCCTGCTCCCGCTCGACGAGTTCCGCCGGTACCACGACCAGCTCCGGCAGGCGCCCGTGACGAGCAAGCAGGCGCGCGACTACCTGCGCGTGTTCCTGTCCGGCGCGAGCGACGAGCTGCCGGACAAGCAGGGGCGCGTCTCGATCCCGCCCGTGCTGCGTCAGTACGCGGGCCTCGACCGGGACGTCGCCGTGATCGGCGCCGGCACGCGCGTCGAGATCTGGGACCTCGCGGCCTGGGAGACGTACCTCGCGGAGCAGGAGTCCGGCTACGCCGACGCCACCGAGGAGGTCTTCCCGCAGGGCCGCTGGTGA
- a CDS encoding DUF58 domain-containing protein, translating into MNLRPTLRGWGLAGVGLALVLLAVALGSVDLARIGAVGVVLVAASAAVVAWLDAGHVRRPLTVQRLVVPNPVHAGQRTAVEVRITSTDPAGRARLAGLRFAEQAATELSAGRPLRARVHRSPGIVVVSYGVHAARRGRWPLGPLVVTRTDLFGTVASTSTLGGQASVTVWPAVSTLPAPSDVLVGEPDRVALGARSPSTDDSSLRDYREGDDLRRVHWRSSARRGELLVRSDERAGLRPVSVLLDLPHRPAHVEWTVSLAASVALAMLDAGHPVRLLDGVRGHATPTGVPFLHTRNDGARAAILDQTVDLEGPRGATEAQARVIAGAHLLETTGADGEIVLGVLGPLGAGARAALAHVVDSAQGWAMVLSDPQHAAGQRDARHTVDALRRAGWRACEVTPGEPALDCWLRLLGSAR; encoded by the coding sequence ATGAACCTCCGACCGACGCTGCGCGGCTGGGGACTGGCAGGCGTCGGGCTCGCCCTGGTGCTGCTGGCGGTCGCGCTCGGCTCGGTCGACCTCGCGCGGATCGGTGCGGTCGGCGTGGTCCTGGTCGCCGCGAGCGCGGCCGTGGTCGCGTGGCTCGACGCGGGTCACGTCCGGCGCCCGCTCACCGTCCAGCGCCTCGTGGTGCCCAACCCGGTCCACGCGGGGCAGCGCACGGCCGTGGAGGTCCGCATCACGTCCACCGACCCGGCGGGGCGGGCACGGCTGGCGGGCCTCAGGTTCGCCGAGCAGGCCGCCACCGAGCTGTCCGCAGGACGCCCGCTGCGGGCGCGCGTGCACCGCTCCCCCGGCATCGTGGTCGTCTCCTACGGCGTGCACGCCGCACGCCGCGGACGCTGGCCGCTCGGGCCGCTCGTCGTGACGCGCACCGACCTGTTCGGGACGGTCGCGAGCACGTCCACGCTGGGCGGCCAGGCGAGCGTGACCGTGTGGCCCGCGGTGAGCACGCTGCCCGCACCGAGCGACGTGCTCGTCGGCGAGCCGGACCGCGTCGCGCTCGGTGCGCGCTCGCCGTCGACGGACGACTCGTCGCTGCGGGACTACCGCGAGGGCGACGACCTGCGCCGCGTGCACTGGCGCAGCAGCGCGCGGCGCGGCGAGCTGCTGGTCCGCTCCGACGAGCGTGCCGGGCTGCGACCCGTCTCGGTGCTGCTGGACCTGCCGCACCGCCCGGCGCACGTCGAGTGGACCGTCTCGCTCGCCGCCTCGGTCGCGCTCGCGATGCTCGACGCGGGGCACCCGGTCCGCCTGCTCGACGGCGTGCGGGGCCACGCCACGCCCACCGGGGTGCCGTTCCTGCACACGCGCAACGACGGCGCGCGCGCGGCGATCCTCGACCAGACGGTGGATCTCGAGGGGCCGCGCGGTGCGACCGAGGCCCAGGCACGCGTGATCGCGGGCGCGCACCTGCTCGAGACCACCGGCGCCGACGGCGAGATCGTCCTGGGGGTGCTGGGCCCGTTGGGCGCCGGCGCGCGCGCCGCGCTCGCGCACGTCGTCGACTCCGCACAGGGCTGGGCCATGGTGCTCAGCGACCCGCAGCACGCCGCGGGCCAGCGCGACGCGCGGCACACCGTCGACGCGCTGCGCCGCGCGGGATGGCGCGCGTGCGAGGTCACGCCCGGCGAGCCCGCGCTCGACTGCTGGCTGCGACTGCTCGGGAGCGCACGATGA
- a CDS encoding peptidoglycan D,D-transpeptidase FtsI family protein gives MLTVVVIVVLTVFAGRLVYVQALAGPAIAAEAQAKRLLSVDLIGTRGQILDRDGVALATSVERYDVSVNQLLVREYRGDGTAQDPDGALGVARKLAVLLDMDAAELGGELVGDREFKYVRKGVLPQVAREVFALRLPGINVDKVADRVYPNGALAGNLIGFVNSNGQGLDGLELSLDDRLKGTPGYEVYEGGRKGQQVPGGHVEESPARTGDSVTLTIDADIQWKAQSLLDAQVEATGSKSGSVVVYDVETGEVLALADSGATDPNHPGDSAGGSLSSSVSDIFEPGSTGKVITMAAVLEEGLVTPTDEWTVPYTYEVPNGQVFKDSHEHGTLHLTTTGVLAESSNTGTVQIGAKLSVDQRYDWLKRFGFGTRTGIDVAGESAGRLNEPDLNDPRSQWAVLFGQSVSVTALQATQVFATVANGGVRVQPHVVKGWTDASGTFTAQDPAPRTRIISEKTADTLMTMMESVVDDGTGSNAAIPGYRVAGKTGTAQNWVDGKQGITASFIGVVPADEPRLAVSVILHNPRSSEYGGVVAAPVFRDVASYALSELGIAPSGTRAHLFPTTW, from the coding sequence GTGCTGACGGTCGTCGTGATCGTCGTGCTCACGGTGTTCGCCGGACGGCTCGTGTACGTGCAGGCGCTCGCCGGACCCGCGATCGCGGCCGAGGCGCAGGCCAAGCGCCTGCTGAGCGTCGACCTCATCGGGACCCGCGGGCAGATCCTGGACCGCGACGGCGTGGCGCTCGCGACGTCGGTCGAGCGGTACGACGTGTCGGTCAACCAGCTGCTGGTGCGCGAGTACCGGGGTGACGGGACCGCGCAGGACCCGGACGGTGCGCTGGGCGTGGCGCGCAAGCTCGCGGTGCTGCTCGACATGGACGCCGCCGAGCTGGGCGGCGAGCTCGTGGGGGACCGCGAGTTCAAGTACGTCCGCAAGGGCGTGCTGCCGCAGGTCGCGCGTGAGGTGTTCGCGCTGCGGCTGCCCGGCATCAACGTGGACAAGGTGGCCGACCGCGTCTACCCGAACGGCGCGCTCGCGGGGAACCTCATCGGGTTCGTGAACTCCAACGGTCAGGGGCTGGACGGTCTCGAGCTCTCGCTCGACGACCGGCTCAAGGGCACGCCGGGCTACGAGGTCTACGAGGGCGGCCGCAAGGGTCAGCAGGTGCCGGGTGGGCACGTCGAGGAGTCGCCGGCCCGCACGGGCGACTCGGTGACGCTGACCATCGACGCGGACATCCAGTGGAAGGCCCAGAGCCTCCTGGACGCGCAGGTCGAGGCGACGGGCTCGAAGTCCGGCTCCGTCGTCGTGTACGACGTGGAGACGGGTGAGGTGCTCGCACTCGCGGACTCGGGTGCGACGGACCCGAACCACCCCGGCGACTCGGCCGGCGGCTCGCTGTCGTCGTCGGTCTCGGACATCTTCGAGCCTGGCTCGACCGGCAAGGTCATCACGATGGCCGCGGTGCTCGAGGAGGGCCTCGTCACACCCACCGACGAGTGGACCGTGCCGTACACCTACGAGGTGCCGAACGGTCAGGTCTTCAAGGACTCGCACGAGCACGGCACGCTGCACCTGACCACCACCGGGGTGCTCGCGGAGTCCTCCAACACGGGCACGGTGCAGATCGGCGCCAAGCTGAGCGTCGACCAGCGGTACGACTGGCTCAAGAGGTTCGGCTTCGGCACCCGTACGGGCATCGACGTCGCGGGGGAGTCCGCGGGCCGGCTCAACGAGCCCGACCTCAACGACCCGCGCTCGCAGTGGGCGGTGCTGTTCGGGCAGTCCGTGTCCGTGACCGCGCTGCAGGCCACGCAGGTGTTCGCGACCGTGGCCAACGGCGGCGTGCGGGTCCAGCCGCACGTCGTCAAGGGGTGGACGGACGCGTCCGGCACGTTCACCGCGCAGGATCCCGCACCCCGCACGCGGATCATCTCGGAGAAGACCGCGGACACGCTCATGACGATGATGGAGAGCGTCGTCGACGACGGCACCGGGTCGAACGCCGCGATCCCGGGCTACCGCGTCGCGGGCAAGACCGGTACGGCGCAGAACTGGGTCGACGGCAAGCAGGGCATCACCGCGTCGTTCATCGGCGTCGTCCCGGCCGACGAGCCGCGCCTCGCGGTGAGCGTGATCCTGCACAACCCGCGGTCGTCGGAGTACGGCGGCGTGGTCGCGGCCCCGGTGTTCCGGGACGTCGCGTCCTACGCGCTCAGCGAGCTCGGGATCGCGCCGTCCGGCACGCGCGCGCACCTGTTCCCCACGACGTGGTGA